CCCCTGCGCCACGGGACCAAAGCGGCTTCGTGCTGGGCCTGGGCCTTGACCTTGACCTAGACCTTGACCTGGGCCTGGACTCGGGCCTTGACCTGGGTCTTGACCCAGGCCTGGATTTGGGCCTTGATCTTGACCTGGGTATTGACTTGGGCCTTGACCTTGACCTGGGCCTTGATCTTGACCTGAACCTTGACCCAGGTCTTGACTTGGGTCTTGACCTGGACCCAGGCCTGGACTTGGGTTTTGATCTTGACCTGGACCTGGACCTTGATCTTGACCTGGGTATTGACTCAAGCCTTGACCTTGGCCTTGATTGTAACCTGGACCGTGACCTTGACCTGGACCCAAGCCTGGACTTGGGCTTTGATCTTGACCTGGGTCTTGACTTGACCCTTGACCTGGACCCAAGCCTGGACTTGGGCTTTGATCTTGACCTGGGTCTTGACTTGACCCTTGACCTGGACCCAAGCCTGGCCTTGGGCTTTGATCTTGACCTCGACTTGAACCTTGATCTTGACCTGGTTATTGACCTTAATCATGACCTGGACCCGAACTCAGGCCTGGCCTTGACCTTGACCCTGACCCCGCCCCAGGCCTGGCCTTGGCCCGGAGCCTGCCCgctgccccgccccgccccccgtGGCCGCTCAccgggggggctgcgggggggccCCTGTGGCGCGCCCCCCGGCGCCGCCCCCGCTCCTCCTCCTCGCTCTCGTCCTGCAGCTGCGCGAAGTGCGCGATGACGCCGTCCAGGCGCGTCAGCGCCACCCAGCGGTTCCGCCGCAGCCGCTTGGCCAGCGCCGGGTCGGCCAGGGCGGGGTCGGTCCCTGCGGGTCacgggacacggggggacacggggggacatggggacacggggacacggggggacatggggacacggggggacacggggacacggggggacaagggggacatggggacacggggggacatggggatgggggggacatgggggacatggggatggggggacatggggacatgggggacatggggacatgggggacatggggacatgggggacatgggggcatggggatggggggacatggggacaatggggacatgggggatatgggggacacggggggacatggggacatggggacggggggatgtgggggacagggggggacatggggggacatggggggatgtgggggacatgcggggacaagggggacatggggtgacatggggacagggggacatggggggaaaCAGCGTCACCAACCCCCCCAAGATGGAACGGAGCTCCAGTGGTGCCACCAGTCCCACCAGTTTCCCATGAACCCCAGCACGGGCTCCATCGCCCCACCATGGGCTCCATCACCCCACCATGGGCTCCACCACCACCCCGTGGGCTCCATCACCACCCTACGGGCTCCATCCCTACCCCGTGGGCTCCATCACCCATTTCTCATCCCCATCGCCCCACCATGGACTCCATCACCACCCCACAGgctccacccccaccccacaggCTCCGCCCCTACCCCACAGGCTCCGCCCCTACCCCACAGgctccacccccaccccacaggCTCCACCCCCACCCCGTGGGCTCTGCCCCACCCCACAGgctccacccccaccccacaggCTCCGCCCCACCCCACAGGCTCCGCCCCCACCCCACAGGCTCCACCCCTACCCCGCGGGCTCCACCCCTACCCCACGGGCTCCGCCCCCACCCCACGGGCTCCACCCCCACCCCGCGGGCTCCACCCCCACCCCGCGGgctccacccccaccccaggggCTCCGCCCCCACCCCACGGGCTCCACCCCCACCCCGCGGGCTCCACCCCTACCCCGCGGCTCCACCCCCACCCCATGGACTCCACCCCCACCCCGCGGGCTCCGCCCCCCTCCGCGAGCCCCGCCCCTCACCCCGGCCGGTACTGGTCCGTGAGGTGGCTGCCGAAGTTGTAGACCAGGTCGAGGTGGCGGCGCTCCTGCAGCCGGTTGCCCACCTCGCGGAAGGCGTCCTGCGCCATGTTCTCCATCTGCCGCGGCGCCAGCCCCAGCCCGTGCCGCGCGCTCGCCTTCTGGATCACCTTGAGGATGTCGCCGTAGTCGGGGAAGGCGTCGGGGCGGTTGATGAAGCGCTCGATGCGCCGGTTCACCTCGGGGTAGCGGGTTGCCGCGGTAGTGGATGCGCTGCTCGATGACGCGGCCGGTCAGGCTGCTGCAGCGCTTGAGCTGGCACAGCCGCTCGAAGATGCGCATCATGCGGCGCTTGAGCCGGCTCTCCTGCAGGTACGTGGAGTCGGCGCTGTCCAGCTCCGCCAGGTCCAGCTCGCGCTCCTGCAGCCGCCGGATCTCGCCCGTGTAGACGCGCAGCAGGTTCTCCAGGTAGCGGATCTGGCGCTTGGAGCCGCcgggggggcgcggggcgggcgcggaggggccggggggggaCGGCGGCGCCGGGGGGGGCCGCGGGGACGCCGGAGGCTCCGGGGGGGCGGGCGCGGCGAGCAGCGGGAGCTTGCGGCGCAGCGTGTGCGCCTTGAGCACGGTGCAGAGCTCGTTGATGTACACGTAGACCTTGGCGCGGCGCGCGCGCACGCGGGCCAGGCAGCGGCTCAGCACGTTGCGCAGCTCGGCCGACGCCAGGAACGCCGGAGACGCCTTCTGGTGCCGCCCCGACAGGAACGGCACCACCTCGGGGTGCTCCTCCGTCAGGCGGGCGCACAGCTCCAGGAACTGCGGGacaggggacatcaggggacatgggggacatgggggacatgggggacatcaggggacactgggggacatcagggcatggggacaccaggggacatgggggacatcaggggacatcaggacatggggacaccaggggacatcgggggacatgggggacatcgggggacaCCAGGACATGGTGACATCGGTGTacatcaggggacatgggggacatcagggcatggggacactgggggacaccaggggacatcaggggacaggggacatggggacatcgggggacatcagggcttggggacaccaggggacatcaggggacatgggggacatcagggcatggggacaccaggggacatcaggggacaggggacatggggacatcgggggacaccagggcatggggacaccaggggacatcgggggacatgggggacatcagggcttggggacaccaggggacatcaggggacatgggggacatcagggcatggggacaccaggggacatcgggggacatgggggacatcagggcatggggacaccgggggacttcaggacatggggacactgggggacatcaggggacaccgGGGGACATTAgggcatggggacagtgggggacagcggggacagcaggagtgacactggggggacactgggggggcacgggggggacactggggggacactgggactgtggggtgacactggggagaCACaggggggacaccggggggcacggggggggcactggggggacactggggggcacgggggggacactggggggacactggggggcacggggggggcactggggggcactgggggacactggggggacactgggacaccggggggcactggggggcacggggggggcGCTGGGGGGACCCGGCGGTGCCACCGCAGGCACAGAAACGTCCCCGGGGtgtccttgtcaccccccaggggAACACGGACCCACTTTGGGGACCCAGAGGGGGGGGTCGACACCCTGGGGAGGGGGAACCCCACAGTGCCCCCCCCGTGACCCCACAGTGCCCCCCCCGTGACCCCCCCAATGCCCCGCCGTGAcccccctgtgacccccccgcgcccccctcACCTCTTGGAACAGCCGCTCGTTCTCCTCCCTGtagccgcccccccccgcctccgcactttggggggtcccggggctgccggggggggcggaggggccggggggtcctcggggggcgggggggccggggggggcgggggggggggtcccctcTTCGTCCTCATCCAGCACGATGACGCCgccgggggggggcggggcggccATGGCCCGGTTGGGGGTTCAGGGGCGCGGGGACATCACAGAGTGGGGGGGGGACCCCCCAAAGCGCCTCACGGGGGCTCCTAAGGGACAGAGACGGGGGGGTcaggaccccaaaacccacctgcacccccacactgacCCCCCCCGAACCGCAACCCCCCCGCGCCCCAAAATGGGGAACTCCAACTCCCCCACCCCCCTATTCACCGTGAACtccaccccccccgccccccaaacCCCGCCCCCCAGGGTCCCCGCACCCCGAACTCTGCCCCCCCcgtcccctccccccccagccccccccgaGCCCCCAAatccgcccccggccccgccccccccggctcCTCACCCGCCTCCCGCTCGCTCCTCGCGCCGCCGCCGCTGACCGGCCCCGCCGCCCACTGCGCAGGACCGGAAGTGGCCGCCGGTGGGGCCGCGGGAGCGGGCGCCGCCATGATACCGTACAAGGCGGGTGGGGTGAGGGGGTAGAGGGACCCAGCAGCCAATCAACGCGCCGCTTCACATCCGGGGCAGCGCCGCCATGTTGGCGCACGGCGAGAGCGAGCGCGGCCGGTGGCGGTGGctccccccccctcctcctcctccaccccccgccccggcgCCGCCATTTTGCGGCCACAGAACGTTCCCGCTCCCCGCGCTCATCCCGGGGGCGGGGGGTgaggcgggacggggggggggGTGAGGCCGCACCGGACCCGCTGCCGCTTCTCCAGCGCCGGGAGGTGCGAGCGGCGACCGGGAGGGCGAGGCCGCGACGCGCATGCGCCGGGGAGGCGGCGCTACGGCGGCCGGGAGGGGCCTCGGCGAGCTCACGCATGCGCAGCGCGCCCCCAGGCGGGCAGGCGGACCCGCCGCAGCGATCGCCGCAACCTCGGGGCTCGGCGGGGAGTAATTAACGGTAATGAACGCTAATTAGCGGTGCGGTGATTAAAACAGGGCGGTTTGGTGAGAAAAGCGTTAAAACCCACAACAGAAAGTACCCGCCGCCCCCTGCGCATGCTCAGCGGCGCGCGCGACCGGACGCGGCCCCGCCAGGGCGCCGCCATCTTCCGTACAGGGCACAGCGGGCCCTCCGCTCCCCGTGAGCGCCGCCATTTAACAAGGGCACGTGACCGCGGCCAGCCAATCGCGTCAGGTTTATTATAAAATAGATTTAGATGGCTAAAAGGGGAGAAAGCTGGGGGGGCGGGGCGAGGCGAGGCGGCTAGTTCCAATTGGCGCGGGCTGTGCCAATCACACACTCGTTCACCTGGTGGGGGGCAGAGAGGGGGGCGGAGCTTTGGacaccccaacccccccccgcacccccagaACCATCTTACCCCCCATAAACCTCCACAAATGTCCCCAAGACccagccctgaccccccccTACCCCAACCCCCcgacacccccaaacccccctggacacccccaacccccccccggacacccccaaaccacccagacacccccaaaccacccagacaccccaaaaccccccccaCCGGACACACCAAACCTCCCCGACACCCCCAAACCCGCTGgacacccccaaacaccccaaGCTCCCCCCCGGACATCCCCCTAaccccccagacacccccaagcccccccacagacacccccaactcccccagacacccccaaacccccctggacacccccaaccccccccagacacccccaaaCCACCCAGACACCCCCAACCCCCCCTacagacaccccaaaaccccccaacaCCCCAACCCCCCCGGACACCCCCAAAACCACCggaccccccaacccccccacagacacccccgaccccccccaaccccccccccaacacccccaaCCCCCCCGACATCTCCAAAcccccccagacacccccacaccccccagacacccccaaccccccctgacaccccaaacccccggacccccccaagcccccccgacaccccccaaaccccccccccggacccccccaaacccccctgacaccccaaccccccccagacacccccaaacccccctaaCACCCCAAGCCCCCCCGacacccccccaaaccccccccctCCGGACCCCCCCAAACCGCCCTGGacacccccaaccccccccagaccccaacCCCCCCgacacccccccccaccccccccaccccccccaccttGCTGGCGAAACGCAGGGAACTGAGCGACTCGCCGAAATTCTCCTCGAGGGGGGAGATGTTGACGATCATCAACCTTGCGGGACACagttgggggttcagggggggtccccaaaactgacccctcccccccgagccccccaacaccccccccacccccccaccgcTCACATTTTGGCCGCCCCCCCCAGCGAGTTCTGCAGCAGATACGTCAACTTGCTGTTGCGATACGGGACGTGCGGGTCCTGCGGGGGGGGGTGCAATTTTGGGGGGGTACCCAATCCTAAGGGCCCCCCCAACACTAAGGACCCCCCACCCAAGTTTTGGGCCCCCCCCCCAAGTTTCGGGCCCCTCCCAGGTTTCGGGCCCCCCCCCCAAGTTTCTGGGCCCCCAGGTTTTGGACCCCCCCAGGTTTCGGGGCCCCCGCCAAGTTTCAGGGCCCCCCCAGGTTTCAGGGCCTCCCCAGGCTTCGGGCCCCCCCCCAGGTTTCGGGATCCCCCCAGGTTTCGGGGACCCCCCAGGTTTCGGGGACCCCCCCAGGTTTCGGGGCCCCCCCCCAGGTTTCGGGCCCCCCCCAGGTTTCGGGGACCCCCCCAGGTTTCGGGGACCCCCCCAGGTTTCGGGCCCCCCCAGGTTTCGGGGACCCCCCAGGTTTTGGGGCCCCCCCCCaggttttggggacccccccaggttTCGGGGCCCCCCCAGGTTTCGGGGCCCCCCCCAGGTTTCGGGGACCCCCCCCAGGTTTCGGGGCCCCCCCAGGTTTCGGGATCCCCCCAGGTTTCGGGGCCCCCCCCAGGTTTCGGGGACCCCCCAGGTTTCGGGGCCCCCCCCCaggttttggggacccccccaggttTCGGGGCCCCCACAGGTTTCGGGGCCCCCCCCAGGTTTCGGGGACCCCCCCCAGGTTTCGGGGTCCCCCCAGGTTTCGGGGCCCCCCCCAGGTTTCGGGGACCCCCCCAGGTTTCAGGGACCCCCCAGGTTTCGGGCCCCCCCCCCAGGTTTCGGGGCCCCCCCaggtttggggacccccccaggtttggggacccccccaggttTCGGGATCCCCCCAGGTTTCGGGGACCCCCCAGGTTTCGGGGACCCCCCAGGTTTCGGGGCCCCCCCaggttttggggacccccccaggttTCGGGGCCCCCCCAGGTTTCGGGGACCCCCCAGGTTTCGGGGACCCCCCCCAGGTTTCGGGGACCCCCCAGGTTTCGGGGCCCCCCCCCaggttttggggacccccccaggttTTGGGGCCCCCACAGGTTTCGGGGCCCCCCCCAGGTTTCGGGGACCCCCCCCAGGTTTCGGGGTCCCCCCAGGTTTCGGGGCCCCCCCCAGGTTTCGGGGACCCCCCCAGGTTTCGGGGACCCCCCAGGTTTCGGGCCCCCCCCCCAGGTTTCGGGGCCCCCCCCaggtttggggacccccccaggtttggggacccccccaggttTCGGGATCCCCCCAGGTTTCGGGGACCCCCCAGGTTTCGGGATCCCCCCAGGTTTCGGGGCCCCCCCAGGTTTCGGGCCCCCCCAGGTTTCGGGGACCCCCCAGGTTTCGGGGCCCCCCCCCAGGTTTCGGGGCCCCCCCCAggctttggggtccccccaggTTTCGGGGCCCCCCCCAGGTTTCGGGGACCCCCCAGGTTTCGGGCCCCCCCCCAGGTTTTGGCCCCCCCAGGTTTCGGGGCCCCCCCCAGGTTTCGGGGACCCCCCCAGGTTTCGGGGCCCCCCCAGGTTTCGGGGACCCCCCCCAGGTTTCGGGCCCCCCCAGGTTTCGGGGCCCCCCCGTACCTTCCTGGAGAGCGCCAGGATGACGAGGCCCAGGGCGGCCAGGCTGGAGTTGATGGCCTGGGTCTCGCGCAGCCGCCCCCCCGGGGTCTCCCCCTTCTCCAGCCGCTCGCTGCCCGCCAGGTCCACCAGGCTCAGCACCGCTGGGGGACCCCACACCGGGTCACCCCAACACCGGGGTCACCCCACACCGGGGTCACCCCAACACCGGGGtcagccccacagccagggGTCACACCCAGAGCCGGGGTCACCCCAACACCGGGGTCACCCCAACAGCGAGGTCACCCCAACACCGGGGTCACCCCAACACCGAGGTCACCCCAACACCGAGGTCACCCCCAGAGCCGGGGTCACCCCCACAGCCAGGGGTCACACCCAGAGCCGGGGTCACCCCAACACCGGGGTCAGCCCCAGAGCCGGGGGTCACACCCACACCGGGGTCACCCCCACACCGGGGTCAGCCCAACACCGGGGTCACCCCCACACCGGGGTCAGCCCAACACCGGGGTCACCCCAAAACCGGGGTCACCCCCACACCGGGGTCAGCCCAACACCGGGGTCACCCCAAAACCGGGGTCAGCCCAACACCGGGGTCACCCCAACACCGGGGTCAGCCCAACACCGAGGTCAGCCCAACACCGAGGTCACCCCAACACCGGGGTCACCCCAACACCGGGGTCACCCCCAGAGCCGGGGTCACCCCAACACTGGGGTCAGCCCAAAACCGGGGTCACCCCCAGAGCCGGGGTCACCCCAGACCGGGGTCACCCCAAAACCGGGGTCACCCCCAGAgccagggaccccaaaaccgGGGTCAGCCCCAGACCGGGGTCACCCCCAGAGCCAGGGATCACACCCAGAGCCAGGGTCACCCCAAAACCGGGGTCAGCCTCAGACCGGGGTCACCCCAAAACCGGGGTCACCCCCACAGCCAGGGGTCAGCCCCAGAGCCGGGGACACCCCCAGACTGGGGTCACCCCCAGAgccagggaccccaaaaccgGGGTCACCCCCAGACCGGGGTCACCCCCAAAACCAGGGTCACCCCCAAAGCCGGGGACCCCAAAACTGGGGTCACCCCCAGACTGGAGTCACCCCCAGAGCCGGGGACCCCAAAACCGCGGTCACCCCCAGAGCCAGGGACCC
This window of the Columba livia isolate bColLiv1 breed racing homer chromosome 32, bColLiv1.pat.W.v2, whole genome shotgun sequence genome carries:
- the DAXX gene encoding LOW QUALITY PROTEIN: death domain-associated protein 6 (The sequence of the model RefSeq protein was modified relative to this genomic sequence to represent the inferred CDS: deleted 1 base in 1 codon) gives rise to the protein MAAPPPPGGVIVLDEDEEGTPPPAPPGPPAPRGPPGPSAPPGSPGTPQSAEAGGGGYREENERLFQEFLELCARLTEEHPEVVPFLSGRHQKASPAFLASAELRNVLSRCLARVRARRAKVYVYINELCTVLKAHTLRRKLPLLAAPAPPEPPASPRPPPAPPSPPGPSAPAPRPPGGSKRQIRYLENLLRVYTGEIRRLQERELDLAELDSADSTYLQESRLKRRMMRIFERLCQLKRCSSLTGRVIEQRIHYRGTRYPEVNRRIERFINRPDAFPDYGDILKVIQKASARHGLGLAPRQMENMAQDAFREVGNRLQERRHLDLVYNFGSHLTDQYRPGTDPALADPALAKRLRRNRWVALTRLDGVIAHFAQLQDESEEEERGRRRGARHRGPPAAPPGKAQASGRPRQEDEESEDEEPDEEEEDEEDEEEEEEEEEEEEEDEEEDEDEEEPEEEEEEQQRGAEGRGAATQGAARSPPPPAEEEEEEEEEEEGRKEPPELFVLEIETLPVESPPPPPSPPKTAPPSPQPSEPAPPPPRLLPPPPPAGQGRGGRGGPRALGSPPPQRETPLTPPDDPQPLENGGAGGGGAGEGGGISSTSLNGGTETPPRKRSRLEPPQGGSPPLGSEDEQLGGGPGGLSPRSPRPPPSPLPDSTRADSPGRDLVSSSQGSPPRDPPPGSPPRAPKVCKTSVATQCDPEEIIVLSDSD